Proteins encoded by one window of Aspergillus puulaauensis MK2 DNA, chromosome 4, nearly complete sequence:
- a CDS encoding uncharacterized protein (COG:I;~EggNog:ENOG410PKEN;~InterPro:IPR019826,IPR002018,IPR029058;~MEROPS:MER0034664;~PFAM:PF00135;~antiSMASH:Cluster_4.5) has product MGNTLSYKTSECEVQLPGPKGKVKGLQFDSKARRFANVAYALPPTGDRRWRKPQPLPESYSYSTSEGGPFDGTTFGQVCIQPNYSASVKKNISQHEYGEDCLRLNIWTPVPKCEGKQDIKWPVIVWFHGGWFQMGDPSHEASMDPTELISTGGLNAVFVAVGYRLNVFGFLAGAPLHDESPDGAVGNYGLWDQRLAMDWVYDNISEFGGDPGNITLSGRSAGAYAVQVQTLYDFRGNLPEPSRNRFRRLIMYSNAIPTQPKMPEECQPQFDELCDYFGIPSTSPGSEKLKLLRDLSAKELSDAIMKLKHHTFRPVTDGVFIHPSLFAYYRDGSFAREFKRRGLRIFIGEVLNEETLYAVTNGPDASLESLETQISNYYSPSTTSRLLKHYPLPSSCQKQDWEAVFGRIISDGQVRAPSRFLINNLLENGVDVHDVWRYIIAYRLSFITEKVAPASFGVSHAMDKPFWNYSIMHGPTPAEHQLMHGWIRDLVAFVNESDHTYGTEKADEVKVATPEGRIEVQNDSRWSEVLGLMEVFAGSG; this is encoded by the exons ATGGGGAACACGCTTTCATACAAGACTTCCGAATGTGAAGTCCAACTCCCAGGGCCCAAGGGTAAGGTCAAAGGGCTACAATTCGACAGCAAAGCACGCCGGTTTGCAAATGTTGCATACGCTCTTCCTCCCACCGGTGATCGAAGATGGCGTAAACCGCAGCCATTACCCGAGTCATATTCGTATTCAACATCAGAGGGAGGGCCTTTCGACGGCACGACATTCGGCCAGGTCTGCATCCAGCCTAACTATTCAGCTTCTGTGAAGAAGAATATTTCGCAGCATGAATACGGAGAGGATTGTCTCCGGCTGAACATCTGGACGCCTGTGCCAAAGTGTGAAGGAAAGCAAGACATCAAATGGCCAGTCATAGTCTGGTTCCATGGAGGCTGGTTTCAAATGGGTGACCCCAGTCATGAAGCTTCCATGGATCCTACCGAACTCATTTCCACTGGCGGACTGAATGCCGTCTTTGTGGCGGTGGGCTATCGACTTAATGTCTTCGGCTTTCTAGCTGGAGCACCATTACACGATGAGAGCCCAGACGGAGCTGTGGGAAACTACGGGCTCTGGGACCAAAGGCTTGCAATGGACTGGGTGTATGATAATATCAGTGAATTCGGCGGTGATCCTGGGAATATAACGCTCTCGGGTAGGAGTGCAGGTGCTTATGCCGTGCAGGTCCAAACACTGTATGATTTCCGAGGAAATCTTCCTGAACCTTCCAGGAACCGGTTCAGGAGGTTGATCATGTATTCAAACGCGATTCCTACTCAGCCTAAAATGCCCGAGGAGTGTCAACCGCAATTTGATGAGCTTTGCGACTACTTTGGTATCCCTTCGACGAGCCCTGGCTCTGAAAAGCTGAAGCTCTTGCGTGATCTCAGTGCAAAGGAGCTAAGTGATGCTATCATGAAACTCAAACATCACACCTTTCGGCCGGTAACTGATGGTGTTTTCATTCATCCGAGTCTATTCGCGTACTACCGAGACGGCTCTTTCGCGCGCGAATTCAAACGGCGCGGTCTACGAATCTTCATCGGCGAAGTCCTCAATGAAGAAACATTATACGCTGTGACTAACGGGCCTGATGCGAGCCTCGAGTCCCTGGAAACACAAATATCAAATTACTATTCGCCTTCAACGACCTCACGCCTACTGAAGCATTACCCATTACCGTCTTCCTGCCAGAAACAAGACTGGGAGGCGGTGTTCGGTCGGATCATATCAGACGGACAGGTACGAGCACCTTCACGattcctcatcaacaatCTTCTTGAGAACGGCGTCGACGTTCATGATGTCTGGCGGTATATCATCGCATATCGACTCTCTTTCATCACGGAAAAGGTAGCTCCTGCTTCGTTTGGCGTTAGTCATGCCATGGATAAACCATTCTGGAA CTATTCTATCATGCATGGACCAACCCCTGCAGAGCACCAACTCATGCATGGGTGGATCCGGGACTTGGTAGCTTTTGTTAACGAGTCGGATCATACCTATGGCACTGAGAAGGCGGATGAGGTTAAGGTCGCTACCCCTGAGGGTCGTATAGAGGTCCAGAACGATTCGAGATGGTCCGAGGTACTGGGTCTGATGGAAGTGTTTGCGGGGTCTGGTTGA